A genomic stretch from Magnetovibrio sp. includes:
- a CDS encoding OmpP1/FadL family transporter, whose amino-acid sequence MKSNFKLTLLSGVAAAAVVMAFAGTASATNGYFSNAYGTKAKGMAGAGMAMPQDTQAAMNNPAGMKKIGNKVEGAVAIFSPLRKYSTAGAAATNFMNDNDQKSSNNIFYVPSFGVNWDMGDYSLGVTLSANGGMNTDYATNVFTGGTSGRTGIDLAQAFLGLTYAHQIDSIHSIGITPTFAAQRFKATGLQGFGSISSDNTKLTDNGYDYSYGYGVRLGWLGEINDKLTLGAMAQTKMYMQKFDKYAGLFAEKGDFDIPPTVSFGGSYKVDDKLTMAVDLQRIFYSTVPSIANSHNISVASFHTGAGGKIGNNSLGNSQGIGFGWQNMDVVKLGGQYKYSDDLDLRAGISHNSAAFSQHETLFNILAPAVVNTHVSVGGTYDMAPNLALSMSYTHAFNANITGVNVNHIFGGAAAPIDLQMKQHDFEVGISYDF is encoded by the coding sequence ATGAAGAGCAACTTTAAGCTGACCCTACTGTCAGGTGTTGCCGCAGCCGCCGTAGTCATGGCATTTGCAGGTACGGCCAGCGCCACCAACGGCTATTTTTCCAACGCCTACGGCACCAAAGCCAAAGGTATGGCCGGCGCAGGCATGGCTATGCCGCAAGATACCCAAGCCGCGATGAACAACCCTGCCGGCATGAAAAAAATCGGCAACAAGGTTGAGGGCGCTGTGGCCATCTTCTCGCCGCTTCGCAAATATTCGACTGCAGGCGCTGCCGCCACGAACTTCATGAACGACAACGACCAGAAGAGCAGCAACAACATCTTCTACGTCCCGAGCTTCGGCGTGAACTGGGACATGGGCGATTATTCCCTCGGCGTGACGCTGTCGGCCAACGGCGGCATGAACACGGATTATGCCACCAACGTCTTCACCGGCGGCACCAGCGGCCGTACCGGCATCGATCTTGCACAGGCTTTCTTGGGCTTAACCTACGCCCACCAGATCGACAGCATCCACTCCATCGGCATCACCCCGACCTTTGCCGCTCAGCGGTTCAAGGCAACGGGTCTGCAAGGCTTTGGTTCGATCTCTTCGGATAACACCAAACTGACCGACAATGGATACGATTATTCCTACGGTTACGGTGTGCGTTTGGGCTGGTTGGGTGAAATCAACGACAAGCTGACCTTGGGCGCCATGGCTCAAACGAAAATGTACATGCAGAAGTTCGACAAGTACGCCGGTCTGTTTGCTGAAAAGGGTGATTTCGACATTCCCCCGACCGTCAGCTTCGGTGGGTCTTACAAAGTTGACGACAAGTTGACGATGGCCGTCGACCTGCAGCGCATTTTCTACAGCACGGTGCCCTCGATCGCGAACAGCCACAACATCTCGGTTGCGTCGTTCCACACCGGTGCCGGTGGTAAGATCGGTAACAACTCGCTTGGTAACAGCCAGGGTATCGGCTTCGGCTGGCAGAACATGGACGTTGTTAAACTTGGCGGACAGTACAAGTACAGTGACGATCTCGACCTGCGCGCTGGCATCAGCCACAACTCGGCGGCGTTCTCCCAACACGAAACGCTGTTCAACATCCTTGCCCCGGCCGTTGTGAACACGCACGTCAGCGTTGGCGGCACCTACGACATGGCCCCGAACCTGGCTCTGTCGATGTCCTACACCCACGCGTTCAACGCCAACATCACCGGCGTCAACGTCAACCACATCTTTGGTGGCGCAGCTGCTCCGATCGATCTGCAAATGAAGCAGCACGATTTCGAAGTCGGCATCAGCTACGATTTCTAA